The Rhizobium leguminosarum genome includes a region encoding these proteins:
- a CDS encoding MBL fold metallo-hydrolase: protein MTISTRMKRRTLFAAGLGLAAAPAIFRDKAEAVATGENRSMDGTPLPEINQFKLGSYKFTVVRDGINISEKPYETFGTNQDPETVKALLSANFLPADKFLNGYTPALIDTGSDVILVDTGFGASGRARGAGQLAEGLKAAGYSADDVTLVALTHLHGDHIGGLMEDGAAAFKNARYVVGQAEYDFWSDKAREGTPAEGGHKAVLANVVPLAEKTTFIKDGDSVAPGITAMLAAGHSPGHMVFHVESEGKRLVLTGDTANHYILSLLRPDWEVRFDMDKTQAAATRRKVFEMIATEKIAFLGYHMPFPAVGFVERQDGGYRFVPKTYQFDI from the coding sequence ATGACAATTTCGACGCGAATGAAGCGACGCACACTTTTTGCCGCAGGCCTTGGCTTGGCTGCGGCGCCGGCAATTTTTAGAGATAAGGCCGAAGCGGTCGCGACTGGAGAAAATAGAAGTATGGATGGCACGCCTTTGCCCGAAATCAATCAATTCAAACTCGGTTCCTATAAGTTCACCGTCGTCCGCGACGGCATCAACATCTCAGAAAAACCCTATGAAACCTTCGGCACCAATCAGGATCCCGAAACGGTCAAGGCGTTGCTCTCCGCAAATTTCCTGCCGGCCGACAAGTTCCTGAACGGCTATACGCCAGCTCTCATCGATACCGGTTCGGATGTCATCCTCGTCGATACCGGTTTTGGTGCGAGCGGTCGCGCACGCGGCGCCGGCCAGCTTGCCGAAGGCCTGAAGGCGGCGGGGTATTCGGCCGACGACGTCACGCTGGTGGCGCTCACCCATCTGCACGGCGATCATATTGGCGGCCTGATGGAAGACGGCGCGGCTGCCTTCAAGAATGCCCGCTATGTCGTCGGCCAGGCGGAGTATGATTTCTGGTCGGACAAGGCGCGTGAGGGCACACCTGCCGAGGGCGGCCACAAGGCGGTGCTCGCCAATGTCGTGCCGCTCGCCGAGAAGACCACTTTTATTAAGGACGGTGATAGCGTCGCACCCGGCATAACGGCGATGCTGGCGGCCGGCCACTCGCCGGGGCATATGGTGTTCCACGTCGAATCCGAGGGCAAGCGCCTTGTGCTCACAGGCGATACCGCCAACCATTATATCCTGTCGCTGCTGCGGCCGGATTGGGAGGTGCGCTTCGACATGGACAAGACGCAGGCAGCCGCCACCCGCCGCAAGGTTTTCGAGATGATCGCCACCGAAAAGATCGCCTTCCTTGGTTATCACATGCCATTCCCGGCAGTCGGCTTCGTCGAGAGGCAGGATGGCGGTTATCGCTTCGTACCGAAGACCTATCAGTTCGACATCTGA
- a CDS encoding MAPEG family protein — protein sequence MTGYQIFWPLLAHVALVYGLYALLGMRRARMVRAGSIAKSDYRENRGEPAESLVVKNCLANQFELPVLFYACCVLLYITEADNLVALGLAWAFVALRYAHAAIHVTSNDLRYRSPIFAAGYLVLAAMWIWLAAWMVMS from the coding sequence ATGACCGGCTATCAAATCTTCTGGCCACTCCTCGCCCATGTGGCCCTGGTCTATGGTCTTTATGCGCTTCTGGGCATGCGTCGCGCCAGGATGGTCCGCGCCGGCAGCATCGCGAAATCGGATTACCGCGAAAACCGCGGCGAGCCGGCCGAAAGCCTGGTCGTCAAGAACTGCCTCGCCAACCAGTTCGAACTGCCTGTGCTCTTCTACGCCTGCTGCGTTCTTCTCTATATTACCGAGGCCGACAATCTCGTCGCCCTCGGCCTCGCCTGGGCCTTCGTCGCCCTGCGTTACGCCCACGCCGCCATCCATGTCACCAGCAACGATCTGCGTTATCGCAGCCCGATCTTCGCCGCCGGTTACCTGGTGCTTGCCGCCATGTGGATCTGGCTTGCCGCATGGATGGTGATGAGCTGA
- a CDS encoding DHA2 family efflux MFS transporter permease subunit codes for MNRIVPLILAVALFMEQMDSTVIATALPAIARDLNVGPITLKLALTSYMVALAVFIPVSGWMADRFGAKKIFRLAISVFVIGSILCAISSNLVEFVFARFLQGMGGAMMTPVGRLVLVRTTQRSDLVSAMALLTIPALVGPLTGPPLGGFITTYFSWHWIFLINVPVGIIGIWLATIFLPEVEATAPPRLDVTGFVLTSLSAAGVVFGLSVVSLPALPPIIGVTATLIGLICGVLYVRHAKRHPAPILNLNLFKNPTFRASTLGGMLFRICVGAMPFLTPLMLQLGFGLTPFQSGLITFAGAIGAITTKFMAKRVFAAAGFRTTLLGAAMVTTLVTVVTGLFTPSTPHLVIIGVLLLGGFSRSFMFTGVNALAFADIEDAEASQATSMSSVMQQVSLALGVAVAAAILESSIYFRGEALQVADFHLAFYIIAGLTVIATIPFIRMDRNAGAIVSGHRSKAMTAATVEAEHQAVK; via the coding sequence ATGAATCGCATCGTCCCGCTGATCCTCGCCGTCGCCCTCTTCATGGAACAGATGGACTCCACCGTCATTGCAACGGCGCTGCCGGCGATCGCTAGGGATCTCAATGTCGGGCCGATCACGCTGAAGCTGGCGCTGACCTCCTACATGGTGGCGCTTGCGGTGTTCATCCCGGTCAGCGGCTGGATGGCCGACAGGTTCGGCGCCAAGAAGATCTTCCGCCTTGCCATCTCGGTCTTCGTCATCGGCTCGATCCTCTGCGCGATTTCGTCCAACCTCGTCGAATTCGTATTTGCCCGCTTCCTGCAGGGCATGGGCGGCGCGATGATGACGCCGGTCGGCCGCCTCGTGCTGGTGCGCACGACGCAGCGTAGCGACCTGGTCTCGGCCATGGCGCTGCTCACCATCCCCGCGCTTGTGGGCCCGCTCACCGGCCCGCCGCTCGGCGGTTTCATCACCACCTATTTCAGCTGGCACTGGATCTTTCTGATCAACGTGCCGGTCGGCATCATCGGCATCTGGCTTGCGACGATCTTTCTGCCGGAGGTGGAAGCGACGGCGCCGCCGCGGCTCGATGTCACCGGCTTCGTGCTGACCTCGCTATCGGCTGCGGGCGTCGTCTTCGGCCTGTCGGTGGTCAGTCTGCCGGCCCTGCCCCCGATCATCGGCGTCACCGCCACCTTGATCGGCCTCATCTGCGGCGTCCTCTACGTGCGCCACGCCAAGCGGCATCCGGCGCCGATCCTCAACCTCAACCTGTTCAAGAACCCGACCTTCCGGGCCTCCACCTTGGGCGGCATGCTCTTTCGCATTTGCGTCGGCGCCATGCCTTTCCTGACGCCGCTGATGCTCCAACTCGGCTTCGGGCTGACGCCGTTTCAATCCGGCCTCATCACCTTTGCCGGCGCGATCGGGGCAATCACCACCAAGTTCATGGCGAAACGCGTCTTCGCAGCCGCCGGGTTCCGCACGACGCTTCTCGGCGCGGCAATGGTAACGACCCTGGTGACTGTCGTCACCGGCCTGTTCACGCCGTCAACGCCGCATCTCGTCATCATCGGCGTGCTGCTGCTCGGCGGCTTCTCCCGCTCCTTCATGTTCACCGGCGTTAATGCGCTTGCCTTCGCCGATATCGAAGATGCGGAAGCCAGCCAGGCGACATCGATGAGCTCGGTGATGCAGCAGGTCAGCCTGGCGCTCGGCGTCGCGGTCGCCGCCGCGATCCTGGAGAGCTCGATCTATTTCCGCGGCGAAGCGTTGCAGGTGGCCGATTTCCACCTCGCTTTCTACATTATCGCCGGACTGACTGTCATTGCGACCATTCCCTTCATCCGGATGGACCGCAATGCCGGCGCAATCGTTTCCGGCCACCGCTCGAAGGCGATGACGGCCGCAACGGTTGAAGCCGAACATCAGGCGGTGAAATAG
- a CDS encoding Ppx/GppA phosphatase family protein, giving the protein MEDPEGGAKPQFDGASAAGRKDGKKSRRRKGKRGGQSRNAAHPASHEPSGGAGQPARPMEDAAGNPARKRKRRRRGGHGAVQDGSPLPQAMEQTATAGNAVRADSDSAPSRRNRRKHRGKRGLQGRPLTPAKPSGSPQQERRSEETVLRAELRETLNGASASRRGRQEGQSHPGHQGDRPAGEHVWPEELYAALDLGTNNCRLLIAQPTRPGQFRVVDAFSRIVRLGEGLAASGRLSDEAMERAIEALRICASKLRNRQISRMRLIATEACRQAVNGEEFLSRVVAETGLALEIIDRETEARLAVSGCSSLVGRETRSVVLFDIGGGSSEIAVIRIGDNRFSRLANHITHWTSLPVGVVTLSERHGGHDVTPEAFEGMVREVEGMLGSFDCPEIEVAQTGDFHLIGTSGTVTTLAGVHLDLPRYDRRKVDGIWLSDDEVSAMQAKLLSWDFASRAANPCIGPDRADLVLAGCAILEAIRRRWPSPRMRVADRGLREGLLTDMMADDGVWRRNRNRRGQRVRS; this is encoded by the coding sequence GTGGAAGACCCCGAAGGCGGCGCAAAGCCGCAATTTGACGGGGCGTCGGCGGCAGGGCGCAAGGACGGCAAGAAGTCCAGGCGCCGCAAGGGCAAGCGTGGCGGGCAATCCCGCAACGCGGCTCATCCCGCTTCGCATGAGCCTTCCGGCGGTGCCGGACAGCCTGCGCGCCCGATGGAAGATGCAGCCGGGAATCCGGCCCGCAAGCGCAAGCGTCGCCGTCGTGGTGGCCATGGTGCTGTGCAGGACGGTTCACCTCTCCCCCAGGCAATGGAACAGACGGCAACGGCAGGCAATGCCGTCCGTGCCGATAGCGATTCAGCGCCGAGCCGTCGCAACCGCCGCAAACACCGCGGCAAGCGCGGTCTGCAGGGCCGGCCGCTGACACCGGCAAAACCATCAGGTTCCCCGCAACAGGAACGCCGCTCAGAAGAAACGGTGCTCAGGGCCGAACTGCGTGAAACACTGAATGGCGCGAGCGCCTCCCGCAGGGGCCGCCAGGAAGGCCAGTCCCATCCCGGGCATCAGGGGGATCGTCCGGCCGGCGAGCATGTGTGGCCGGAGGAGCTCTATGCCGCCCTCGATCTCGGCACCAACAATTGCCGTCTCCTCATTGCCCAGCCGACTCGTCCGGGTCAATTCCGCGTTGTCGATGCTTTTTCCCGCATCGTGCGCCTCGGCGAAGGCCTTGCGGCCAGCGGCCGTCTGTCGGATGAGGCGATGGAGAGGGCGATCGAGGCGCTGAGGATCTGCGCCTCCAAGCTGAGGAACCGGCAGATCAGCCGCATGCGGCTGATCGCCACCGAAGCCTGCCGCCAGGCCGTCAATGGCGAGGAATTCCTCAGCCGGGTCGTTGCCGAAACCGGCCTCGCGCTCGAGATTATCGATCGAGAGACAGAGGCGCGGCTTGCCGTCTCCGGCTGCTCGTCGCTGGTCGGTCGCGAAACACGCTCCGTCGTGCTCTTCGATATCGGCGGCGGCTCGTCGGAGATTGCCGTCATCCGCATCGGCGACAATCGCTTCAGCCGCCTTGCCAATCACATCACCCACTGGACCTCGTTGCCGGTCGGCGTCGTGACGCTGTCGGAGCGCCATGGCGGGCACGACGTCACGCCGGAGGCTTTCGAAGGCATGGTGCGCGAAGTCGAAGGCATGCTTGGAAGCTTCGATTGCCCGGAGATCGAGGTCGCCCAGACCGGTGACTTTCACCTGATCGGCACATCGGGCACGGTGACGACGCTTGCCGGCGTCCATCTCGACCTGCCGCGTTATGACCGGCGCAAGGTCGATGGCATCTGGCTGTCCGACGATGAGGTCTCCGCCATGCAGGCAAAGCTCCTCTCCTGGGATTTCGCAAGCCGTGCCGCCAATCCCTGCATCGGGCCTGACCGGGCCGATCTGGTGCTGGCCGGCTGCGCGATTCTCGAGGCGATCCGCCGCCGCTGGCCGAGCCCGCGCATGCGCGTTGCCGATCGCGGCTTGAGGGAAGGCCTGCTCACCGACATGATGGCCGATGACGGCGTGTGGCGGCGCAATCGCAACCGCCGCGGCCAGCGCGTGAGATCGTGA
- the guaB gene encoding IMP dehydrogenase, whose translation MARIIETATGADALTFDDVLLQPGHSEVMPGQTNISTRIARDFELNIPIISSAMDTVTESRLAIAMAQAGGLGVIHRNLTPIEQAEQVRQVKKFESGMVVNPVTIGPDATLADALGLMKSYRISGIPVVEKSGRLVGILTNRDVRFASDQEQKIHELMTKDNLVTVKENVDQQEAKRLLHSHRIEKLLVVDAEGRCVGLITVKDIEKSQLNPNASKDAQGRLRAAAAISVGDDGFERAERLIEAGVDLLVVDTAHGHSQRVLDAVARVKKLSNSVRIMAGNVATYDGTRALIDAGADAVKVGIGPGSICTTRIVAGVGVPQLAAIMSAVQAANDQDVPVIADGGIKFSGDLAKAIAAGASAVMIGSLLAGTDESPGEVYLYQGRSFKAYRGMGSVGAMARGSADRYFQAEVRDTLKLVPEGIEGQVPYKGPVSGVIHQLAGGLKAAMGYVGGKDLKDFQERATFVRISGAGLRESHAHDVTITRESPNYPGAGL comes from the coding sequence ATGGCACGCATCATTGAAACGGCAACCGGCGCAGACGCGCTTACCTTCGACGACGTGCTGCTGCAGCCGGGACATTCCGAGGTCATGCCCGGCCAGACGAATATCTCCACCCGCATCGCCCGGGATTTCGAGCTCAACATCCCGATCATTTCATCCGCCATGGATACCGTCACCGAGAGCCGTCTAGCGATCGCCATGGCCCAGGCCGGCGGCCTCGGCGTCATTCATCGCAACCTGACGCCGATCGAACAAGCCGAGCAGGTCCGGCAAGTGAAGAAATTCGAAAGCGGCATGGTCGTCAATCCGGTGACGATCGGCCCTGATGCGACGCTTGCCGATGCGCTCGGCCTCATGAAGTCCTACCGCATCTCCGGGATCCCTGTCGTCGAGAAGTCCGGCCGCCTCGTCGGCATCCTGACCAACCGCGACGTCCGCTTCGCTTCCGATCAGGAACAGAAGATCCATGAGCTGATGACCAAGGACAATCTGGTCACCGTCAAGGAAAACGTCGATCAGCAGGAGGCCAAGCGCCTGCTGCATTCGCATCGAATCGAGAAGCTGCTGGTCGTCGATGCCGAAGGCCGCTGTGTCGGCTTGATCACCGTCAAGGACATCGAGAAGTCGCAGCTGAACCCGAACGCATCTAAGGATGCACAGGGCAGGCTTCGCGCTGCTGCCGCGATCAGCGTCGGCGATGACGGCTTCGAGCGCGCCGAGCGCCTGATCGAGGCCGGCGTCGACCTTCTGGTCGTCGATACCGCCCATGGTCATTCGCAGCGCGTCCTCGATGCGGTCGCCCGCGTCAAGAAGCTTTCCAACTCGGTGCGCATCATGGCCGGCAATGTCGCCACCTACGACGGCACCAGGGCGCTGATCGATGCCGGTGCGGATGCCGTTAAGGTCGGTATCGGTCCGGGTTCGATCTGCACGACGCGCATCGTTGCCGGCGTCGGCGTTCCCCAGCTCGCCGCCATCATGTCGGCGGTGCAGGCCGCGAATGACCAGGACGTGCCCGTTATTGCCGATGGCGGCATCAAGTTCTCCGGCGATCTTGCCAAGGCGATCGCTGCCGGCGCTTCCGCCGTCATGATCGGCTCGCTGCTTGCCGGCACCGATGAGAGCCCGGGCGAGGTCTATCTCTACCAGGGACGCTCCTTCAAGGCCTATCGCGGCATGGGCTCCGTCGGCGCCATGGCCCGCGGCTCGGCCGACCGTTACTTCCAGGCCGAAGTGCGCGACACGCTGAAGCTCGTGCCTGAGGGTATCGAAGGTCAGGTGCCGTACAAGGGGCCGGTCTCGGGCGTCATCCACCAGCTCGCCGGCGGTCTCAAGGCGGCCATGGGCTATGTTGGCGGCAAGGATCTGAAGGATTTCCAGGAGCGGGCGACTTTCGTGCGCATCTCCGGTGCCGGTCTTCGCGAAAGCCACGCCCATGACGTGACGATCACCCGCGAGAGCCCGAATTATCCGGGCGCCGGCCTCTGA
- a CDS encoding RlmE family RNA methyltransferase, translated as MTKAPIAGNRTGRKLGQRVKNKKMKASSRQWLERHINDPYVQRAQLEGYRARAAFKLLEIDEKHHILRGARRIIDLGAAPGSWSQIAAKVTGSTDDDIRVAAIDFLEMTQLPGVKILQLDFLDPSAPEKLLEAVGGTPDLVISDMAAPTTGHHRTDHLRTMHLCEVAAHFAVEVLGEGGHFLTKTFQGGTERELLAMLKQNFRQVVHVKPNSSRAESVEMFLLAKGFKGRKVEGEAEEA; from the coding sequence ATGACCAAGGCACCGATCGCGGGAAACCGCACCGGCCGCAAGCTCGGCCAGCGCGTCAAGAACAAGAAGATGAAGGCCTCTTCCCGGCAATGGCTGGAGCGCCACATCAACGATCCCTATGTGCAGCGCGCCCAGCTCGAAGGCTATCGAGCCCGGGCTGCCTTCAAGCTGCTGGAGATCGACGAGAAGCATCATATCCTGCGTGGCGCCAGGCGCATCATCGATCTCGGCGCTGCCCCCGGCAGCTGGTCGCAGATCGCCGCCAAGGTCACCGGCTCGACAGATGATGACATTCGGGTGGCTGCGATCGATTTCCTTGAAATGACCCAGCTGCCGGGGGTCAAGATCCTGCAGCTCGATTTCCTCGATCCCAGTGCGCCGGAAAAGCTGCTGGAGGCCGTCGGCGGCACACCGGATCTCGTCATATCAGACATGGCGGCGCCCACCACCGGCCACCACCGCACCGACCATCTGCGCACCATGCATCTCTGCGAAGTCGCAGCCCATTTCGCCGTCGAAGTGCTGGGGGAAGGCGGGCACTTCCTCACCAAGACTTTTCAGGGCGGTACCGAGCGTGAGCTGCTGGCCATGCTCAAGCAGAACTTTCGCCAGGTCGTCCATGTCAAGCCGAACTCGTCGCGCGCCGAATCGGTCGAGATGTTCCTGCTGGCCAAGGGGTTCAAGGGGCGCAAGGTTGAAGGCGAAGCAGAAGAAGCTTGA
- a CDS encoding acyltransferase family protein, with product MKVYRPEIDGLRAISVIAVILYHAEFTVAGHTLLRGGYIGVDVFFVISGFLISQILLTEIEATGRIDFLKFYARRARRILPALFAVIFATIPFAYYLLLPSELLDYANSIGSTLLFGSNIYFYFTAAQYGEPNTLLKPFLHTWSLSVEEQFYIGFPLLLLITRRYLKSRFLPCVLLVASLSFVLCVVTVRYDQQQAFYSPLTRTWELLAGTLLAYHQVRRGRTRPRPLLAAAGLVLVVGSLILFRKDTVHPGVLTVIPVIGTCLVLAFAGHQDAVGRLLASRPAALTGLVSYSLYLWHYPVFAFLRLTSLNLNNGDKLLAIAATVLVAVVSFVVIEKPLRHTRRSRALWITLSSSVATITAAVVSAISMAGFPHRLDQIYPPLAQANEARLESTFLSLNNNIQAAKPIIFIIGDSHARNWSIALKNYIDIDRYQVVAVSYLNCMVEIKNDIVSAPSRASIYDKYCIPFEKFINDKSLLSRTKAIFLTSLRPFEYTVNPFRFELLSWMKSHSDDARVFVFGNYFQLDELHSCLGLMFQRKSDASICLREATYPPANQPLEQLPFFPSNLAFTYVDIVKLHCDYDKEKCLTSSRGVPFITDWNHLTAEFLTTLIGDILEKRTADLRGDGLLDFLVPPHARQSERTASSQPNAGRTSSASP from the coding sequence TTGAAGGTTTACAGACCAGAGATCGATGGCTTAAGAGCCATATCGGTGATCGCGGTTATTCTGTATCACGCCGAGTTCACGGTTGCCGGCCACACGTTGCTGCGAGGCGGATACATCGGCGTCGATGTGTTTTTTGTGATCAGCGGCTTTCTGATTTCCCAAATCTTGTTGACAGAAATCGAAGCAACCGGGCGTATTGATTTCCTTAAGTTCTACGCTCGGCGTGCGCGAAGAATTCTTCCTGCGTTGTTCGCAGTCATTTTCGCGACAATTCCTTTCGCATATTACCTTTTATTACCATCGGAACTGCTGGATTACGCGAATTCCATAGGTTCGACGCTCCTATTTGGATCGAATATCTATTTTTATTTTACTGCGGCTCAGTACGGGGAGCCCAATACCCTTCTCAAGCCTTTTCTTCACACCTGGTCGTTGAGCGTCGAAGAGCAGTTCTATATCGGGTTCCCGCTCTTATTGCTGATCACACGCCGATACCTGAAATCAAGGTTTTTGCCATGCGTGTTGCTCGTGGCGTCCCTCAGCTTTGTATTGTGTGTGGTGACGGTACGGTATGATCAGCAGCAGGCCTTCTACTCGCCACTCACCCGGACCTGGGAACTGCTGGCCGGAACACTTCTCGCCTATCACCAGGTGAGGCGCGGACGAACTCGCCCTCGGCCGTTACTCGCGGCGGCCGGGCTTGTCCTCGTTGTTGGTTCACTGATCTTGTTCAGAAAGGACACGGTTCATCCCGGCGTGTTGACTGTGATCCCAGTCATCGGGACCTGTCTGGTGCTCGCATTTGCCGGTCATCAGGACGCAGTCGGGCGCCTGTTGGCTTCTCGACCGGCGGCGCTCACCGGACTGGTATCCTACTCTTTATATTTGTGGCATTACCCGGTCTTCGCCTTCTTGCGGCTGACAAGCTTGAATCTCAACAACGGCGATAAGCTCCTCGCCATCGCAGCGACGGTCTTGGTCGCGGTCGTGAGCTTTGTCGTTATCGAAAAGCCCCTTCGCCACACCAGGAGAAGCCGCGCTCTCTGGATCACCCTGAGCTCATCAGTTGCAACCATCACGGCTGCAGTTGTGTCAGCAATCTCTATGGCCGGTTTTCCTCACAGGTTGGATCAAATTTATCCACCTCTCGCGCAGGCGAACGAAGCACGGCTCGAAAGCACTTTTCTAAGCTTGAACAACAACATTCAAGCTGCGAAGCCCATTATCTTCATAATTGGGGACTCGCACGCCAGAAACTGGTCGATCGCGCTGAAAAATTACATCGACATCGACCGATATCAAGTCGTGGCAGTCAGCTACTTAAACTGCATGGTAGAGATCAAGAACGATATTGTCAGCGCCCCCTCTCGCGCCAGCATTTACGATAAATACTGCATTCCCTTTGAAAAATTTATCAACGACAAGTCATTGCTCAGCCGAACGAAAGCGATCTTCCTCACGAGCCTTCGGCCGTTCGAGTACACCGTCAACCCCTTCAGGTTTGAGCTTCTTTCCTGGATGAAAAGCCACTCGGATGACGCGCGAGTTTTCGTTTTCGGAAATTATTTCCAGCTCGACGAATTACACTCGTGCCTGGGGCTCATGTTTCAGAGAAAATCCGATGCCTCTATATGCCTGCGGGAAGCGACCTATCCGCCGGCCAACCAGCCTTTAGAGCAACTGCCATTTTTCCCATCCAATCTAGCGTTCACCTACGTCGATATCGTCAAGCTTCACTGCGATTACGACAAGGAGAAATGCCTCACGAGCAGCAGGGGTGTTCCGTTCATCACAGACTGGAACCATCTGACAGCAGAATTTCTGACGACCCTGATTGGTGACATTCTGGAAAAGAGAACCGCCGACCTAAGGGGCGACGGTCTCCTCGATTTCCTGGTACCGCCGCACGCCAGGCAATCCGAACGAACTGCAAGTTCTCAGCCGAACGCTGGTCGAACGTCTTCCGCTTCTCCATGA
- a CDS encoding VOC family protein, which produces MLLYVTLGTNDLYRAGHFYDAVLSPLGYRRQRSSEEEIGYSAEGDTRCRFWVVTPFNRRRATSGNGAMVALAAETRADVDAFHAAAIAAGAVDEGEPGLRSYHAHFYAAYIRDLDGNKLSAVCESPD; this is translated from the coding sequence ATGCTTCTTTACGTCACGCTCGGAACCAACGACCTTTATCGTGCAGGGCATTTTTACGATGCCGTGCTGTCTCCCCTCGGCTATCGCCGCCAACGCTCTTCCGAAGAGGAAATCGGTTATTCCGCCGAGGGCGATACGCGCTGCCGCTTCTGGGTGGTGACGCCGTTCAATCGCCGCCGGGCGACCTCAGGCAATGGCGCCATGGTCGCGCTGGCGGCCGAAACGCGGGCCGATGTCGATGCCTTCCATGCCGCGGCGATCGCGGCAGGCGCCGTGGATGAGGGCGAGCCCGGCCTGCGCTCCTACCACGCCCATTTCTATGCCGCCTATATCCGTGATCTCGACGGCAACAAGCTCTCTGCCGTCTGCGAAAGCCCGGACTAG